Within Sesamum indicum cultivar Zhongzhi No. 13 unplaced genomic scaffold, S_indicum_v1.0 scaffold00263, whole genome shotgun sequence, the genomic segment gaaaaaatataagacgGAGATGCAGAAGTGGGAAATGGCGAAATATACTCTAAAATCCATTGTAGGTGAAATTGACCAAAAAGTGGTTGAATTGGGATCAATTGGAGGTAGGATGTTTCGTtatttgtgtttctttctttcttcttcctttggAATCCACTCACCGCCTTCAAGGCGCCTAAGCTATTTTTTCGCTTTCTTAGCTTAGGACATTTGGTCACAAGGTTTGCAGAAAAAGGGGTTACATATTGCACAACGTCAAACCCCATGGAAAGAACTATTGTATGGACTACGGTAGTTCCTAAAGAAACTTATGTGGTAATTGATCTTCCCCTATTGGTGAACATTTTTATGAAGATTTTCTATGTTCTCATTCATTCAATTACGATGAATGCTATTTTAATACCACTTTGCACACATATGGTgtataaatatgtgaattaactAGATTTGTTCCTCTTACCTCAATTTTCCGAtttctcttaaaaataatagttttttggctcttttttctagtttttaCATTCTGAATCCTAGTTGTGTCTACAATTATCTTTTGATTCGAATGACAAAGGATAAAGGGGAAGAACTCATTTAAGGCTCTTTTGGTTCCCGTAAAATTGGGCAGGAGAAAGAGGATGTGGGAGTGCATTTTCAGTGTTACTTGAAATTAGTTCTGTTTCCAAGGAAATACGTAAGTCAGTAGGATTAGataacaaattaatgtaattgtgCAGCTCTAGCTTAAGTAGGAATTAACGTAGGTTACGTGTTGAACCTCATGCATCGATTGTGCAATTCACATTCCatatttccaacttttttGCGTAAATGAATTGTAGACTTCAATATGTTTAAATGGATTATTCTGCATAATTGATTTCTGTTGCTGCTGAAATTCATCCTACAGAATTAGTGCACAAAAAATGTGCAGCAGAATCAAGTGAAACGCTGCAGTTTGTCTGTTTCGTTTGCTCCATACAATTTCTGCAACAGCATCGATTTTTTATAAGTGATAGGTTGTCTTACACTGACCTCTCTACTTTTCTCATACTTTTTCAACAGATTTCTGAAGATGCCTTGGGGACAAGCACAAGAGAACTAGGAAGCAAATGAGGAAAAACAATGtggacaaaagaagaaaaaagaaacggagaaaaaaagaatatccacgaaaaaaaaaagaaacagaaaaaagcaatatacagaaatgaaagaagaagaaaaagaaacagaaaaaaaaaagggaatatccgcaaaaaaaaaagaaaagaaacagaaaaaaagcaatatattcaaaaaaaaaaaaagaagcaaaagaaacaaataaaaaagcaattttcgaagagaaaagaaaaagaaaaaaaagcaacTTCCAGTCGCCAACTTGGAGTTGTTGCTCTTGGTGCACATACAATTGAGTGCTTGGAAGACAATTTTTGGTGCTCGCAAGATGAAGACACAACCGCTACTGCATGCAAGGTAAATGGTTTGTAGTTTGCTGTTTAAGTGAGATGGCtcttagttaatttattttggttataaCAAGTAGTTTCCATTAATAATATTGGAAGTGGCTTGCATAGTTGTTGGCAGTCGTTTATCACCTCCACAAAGTTACTCATAGTAACTCATAATGCTTGAACAAATTAGCTTTTCAAGCCAAAATAGAATCACTTTCTGTGTTTGTGCGGTTGGAACACCTCGAACACTTGTTCATGGAAACTAGTCTTGTAATAACAGCATTGCAATTGAGCACATTACAGCTGGAATTGCGTATAGTAGGCCATTTAGGCCAAAATGGAATTGAAAAGCTCGACTTATTTTTCACAGATATGTATTGCTTCCTAGGCTTCCAGTTTCTGTACCTGGTGTAGAAGCATTATTATTTACTCTATCGCATgtggaaattatataaatctaaagAGTCTCGTGCTAGTATTTCTCGAAATTCTGTTTGATAAGTATTTTATAGTATATGAAAGTTATGAGAATATGTGTTCTCCGTATGCTCATTATTCCAATAATTGAGAGAATTTATTACCTCGTagttgtattttgttttggaGCTTGCCCGAGAAGCTTCCCTTCTAGGAGATTGGCAACGTCACGAAAACATTGCTGCCATCTTTTTAGTGACCATACTGAAATATGTGAGTGGTGGTGACATAATGATGGCAGCTAGGATATTTTTGGATCCTTTTGTATTCGTTTGACATCCTGTGACACGTTTCTTTTAGAGCTATACAAGAGAGAATTTTCATTGATAGGGCTTGATGGCATCTTATCACCTACCATActaaaatatgtgaa encodes:
- the LOC105179984 gene encoding crossover junction endonuclease EME1B-like, which translates into the protein MKKYKTEMQKWEMAKYTLKSIVGEIDQKVVELGSIGGHLVTRFAEKGVTYCTTSNPMERTIVWTTVVPKETYVISEDALGTSTRELGSK